The genomic region TTCGCTGACCGTCTCGACGCCTGGATCGAAGTCGAGGGCCTGGGCTCGATCCAGGTCGACACCGCCTATGGCGGCGACAGCTTCGCCATCGTCGATGCCCAGCGCCTGGGTTTTGCGATTCGCCCCGACGAAGCCAGGGAGCTGGTCGAGACCGGCCTGAAGATCACCCACGCGGCCAACGAGCAATTGGGGTTCACCCATCCGCTGAACCCGGACTGGTCGCACATCTCCTTCTGCCAGATCGCCGCCCCGCTGACCTACGAAAACGGGGTCGCCAGTGGCGCCAACGCAGTGGTGATCCGTCCCGGCAAGATCGACCGCTCACCCTGCGGCACCGGCTGCTCGGCGCGCATGGCGGTGTTGCAGGCCAAGGGCGTGCTGAAGGACGGCGAGCCTTTCATCGGCCGCTCGATCATCGGCTCCGAGTTCCACTGCCGTATCGATTCCCTGACCGAGGTGGCCGGACGCCAGGCGATCTATCCCTGCCTCTCCGGCCGGGCCTGGATCACCGGCACCCACCAGTTGCTGCTCGATCCCGCCGATCCGTGGCCGCAGGGTTATCGGCTGTCGGACACTTGGCCCGGGGCCTGAGCCAACCAACGATTCACCCGATTACAACAGCTCTGAGCGCTGGAACAGCGTCCGATGAAACACACGAATAGCAGATTTTTATCAGCGTCATCGTATACGAAATACAATTAAACCCAGGAGTCAATCATGAGCAAACGTATCAACTGGAGTGGCGTCTTCCCTGCGGTCACCACCCAATTCAACGACGACTTTTCCATCAACCTGGAAAAGACCCACCAGGTGATCTCCAACGTGATCCGCGACGGTGTCTCGGGCCTGGTGGTGTGTGGTTCGGTGGGCGAAAACACCTCGCTGAGCGCCGAGGAAAAGATTGCCGTCACCGAGGTCGCGGTGGATGCCTCCAAGGGCCGGGTGCCGGTGATCTGCGGCGTTGCCGAATTCACCAGCGTACAGGCGGCCAAGGTTGCCAATGCGGTGCGCAAGGTCGGCGTCGACGGGGTCATGCTGATGCCGGCGCTAGTCTATGGCTCCAAGCCATTCGAGACGGCCGAGCACTACCGCTATGTGGCCAGGCACGCCGATGTGCCGCTGATGGTCTACAACAATCCACCGATCTACAAGAACGACGTAACCCCGGATATCCTGATTTCCCTGGCCGACTGCGACAACGTGGTGTGCTTCAAGGATTCGTCGGGCGATACCCGGCGCTTTATCGATGTACGCAATGAAGTCGGCGATCGTTTCGTGCTGTTCGCCGGCCTTGATGACGTGGTGCTCGAAAGTATCGCGGTCGGCGCCGAGGGTTGGGTGTCGGGAATGTCCAACGTGTTCCCCAAGGAGGGCGAGACCATCTTCCGCCTGGCCAAGGCCGGACGTTTCGCCGAAGCAATGCCCATCTATGAGTGGCTGATGCCGATCCTGCACCTGGACGCGCGAGCGGATCTGGTGCAGTGCATCAAGCTGTGCGAAGCCATCGCCGGCCGTGGCAGCGAACTGACCCGCCCGCCTCGCCTGGCGTTGCCGGAAGCGGATCGGGTGTTCGTCGAACAGATCATGGCCAAGGCCCTTGCCAACCGGCCGACGTTGCCGGATGTGGGGCTCTGATAGAGCAACGGGGCAGCCTGCCGACTGTGCAGGGCCTGCCCCATCACACTATCTGCCTCACCCTCATTGTGGCGAACATGCTTGCCACAATGTTCATGCTCACGTTACTCAAGCAAGGCCCTGAGGTCGTTGTAGAGCGCCTCGGGAATCTCCACGCCCTGCTCCCGGCTACGCCCCCGCGCTTCATATCGACGTTGCGAAGGCAAGCGCGCGCCCTGTCCCTGGATACTCTCGAACACCTGCTCCGCCCGCTCCAGATGCTGCCCTGCGGCTTCCCCCAGAAACCGCCGAGGATCGAGGGCAATGATCAGTTCGCCATGGTACGGCGATGACTTGCTGCCCGCGTCAT from Pseudomonas asplenii harbors:
- a CDS encoding trans-3-hydroxy-L-proline dehydratase, giving the protein MRSSKIVHIVSCHAEGEVGDVIVGGIAPPPGATVWEQSRWIAEDETLRNFVLNEPRGGVFRHVNLLVPAKDPRAQMAWIIMEPADTPPMSGSNSLCVSTVLLDSGILPMTEPQTRLVLEAPGGLIEAVAECKDGKVQRVEIRNVPSFADRLDAWIEVEGLGSIQVDTAYGGDSFAIVDAQRLGFAIRPDEARELVETGLKITHAANEQLGFTHPLNPDWSHISFCQIAAPLTYENGVASGANAVVIRPGKIDRSPCGTGCSARMAVLQAKGVLKDGEPFIGRSIIGSEFHCRIDSLTEVAGRQAIYPCLSGRAWITGTHQLLLDPADPWPQGYRLSDTWPGA
- a CDS encoding dihydrodipicolinate synthase family protein, which encodes MSKRINWSGVFPAVTTQFNDDFSINLEKTHQVISNVIRDGVSGLVVCGSVGENTSLSAEEKIAVTEVAVDASKGRVPVICGVAEFTSVQAAKVANAVRKVGVDGVMLMPALVYGSKPFETAEHYRYVARHADVPLMVYNNPPIYKNDVTPDILISLADCDNVVCFKDSSGDTRRFIDVRNEVGDRFVLFAGLDDVVLESIAVGAEGWVSGMSNVFPKEGETIFRLAKAGRFAEAMPIYEWLMPILHLDARADLVQCIKLCEAIAGRGSELTRPPRLALPEADRVFVEQIMAKALANRPTLPDVGL